A portion of the Ricinus communis isolate WT05 ecotype wild-type chromosome 10, ASM1957865v1, whole genome shotgun sequence genome contains these proteins:
- the LOC8280522 gene encoding origin of replication complex subunit 3 isoform X2 has product MAPSATANSPNSPTSPPTDISENNLQPFFVLREATSSHNKSNERPNKTPKTRRRIDLSPSKNKETEKPEGESDDHEFVHQRMEAFELIWSKIESTIKDVLRDLNTSVFDEIYRWIRESFNSIKSCGEPSFLEATQSFPAAKDVTSKKLFTGLVLTKNLEFADDLLTFKELGLHLKSQGCYLANLSSLDFSVKNGIGGCLRSLLRQLVMVTLDAPDISILATWYREQGDCTNPVVIIIDDLERCCGSVLSDFIIMLCEWVLKIPVILIMGVATTLDAVRNILPANMLHHLCPCHKVAVFLRNYFVSHDGTLTSFIRALKIACAQHFSMEPLSFMLLWFLEEDNKVLHGENYGLSPENMCKHAFELPSCLRKKMVEQNGDTLVHGLSELKKLCSQWSNIVMCLYEAGKCDKVRLLDLFCEALDPESDMSRVCNAQKGLQKDIVVSPRTQDMHVKNPSLQKDGFIGCALRKVRDLPAKQLYTVLKGWEKHSADNPQIQEKVKELLSTLKFEDISTLKFEDSKNVKHDVIDLSKRNASRSHLHFKDSKVANEKAVRLAEYMIRNHLQPVECIPFHEIICFKSVDNLQAALLGHPRRRIQVDLLEFHNIIHCSCCRRSGNSLLPSVHDSSIMYSLAQEHGDLVNLHDWYQSFKSVILSSSNKGKHRSKHSPSPKKRKVTTETAKPSEASIQARFCRAVTELQITGLIRMPGKRRPDYVQRVAFGL; this is encoded by the exons ATGGCGCCATCTGCAACAGCAAATTCTCCCAATTCGCCAACTTCTCCGCCCACCGACATCAGCGAGAACAATCTACAG CCATTTTTTGTTCTGCGCGAAGCTACGTCGTCTCACAATAAATCTAATGAAAGACCTAATAAAACACCAAAAACAAGGAGGCGAATTGATTTATCTCCGTCTAAGAATAAAGAGACTGAGAAACCTGAAGGAGAAAGCGATGATCACGAATTTGTCCACCAAAGAATGGAAGCTTTTGAGCTTATCTGGTCAAAAATCGAGTCAACTATTAAA GATGTCTTGAGAGATCTCAACACCAGCGTATTCGATGAGATATATCGGTGGATTCGAGAGTCTTTTAACAGCATTAAATCATGTGGAGAACCTTCTTTTCTTGAAGCAACTCAATCCTTTCCTGCTGCAAAAGATGTTACTTCTAAAAAACTGTTTACTGGCCTTGTTCTTACTA AGAATTTGGAGTTTGCCGATGACCTACTGACATTCAAAGAGCTTGGCTTACATTTAAAATCTCAAGGATGCTACTTGGCTAATCTTTCTTCACTGGATTTCTCAGTGAAAAATGGAATTGGTGGTTGTCTAAGAAGTTTATTGAGACAGCTTGTAATGGTTACTTTGGAT GCACCTGATATATCCATCTTGGCAACGTGGTACAGAGAACAAGGAGACTGTACTAATCCGGTTGTTATAATCATAGATGATTTGGAGCGATGTTGTGGGTCTGTCTTGTCTGATTTCATCATTATGTTGTG TGAATGGGTATTAAAAATCCCAGTGATTTTAATTATGGGAGTGGCAACAACACTTGATGCTGTGAGAAACATTCTTCCTGCAAATATGCTACATCATTTGTGCCCTT GTCACAAGGTGGCTGtttttttgagaaattacTTTGTAAGCCATGATGGAACCTTGACATCTTTCATAAGAGCTTTAAAG ATAGCATGTGCTCAACATTTTTCTATGGAACCTCTAAGCTTCATGCTCCTATGGTTTCTTGAAGAGGATAATAAg GTGTTACATGGTGAAAATTATGGATTATCACCAGAAAATATGTGCAAGCATGCTTTTGAGCTTCCATCTTGTTTGAG AAAGAAAATGGTTGAACAGAATGGTGATACTTTGGTCCATGGGCTGTCGGAATTGAAGAAATTGTGCAGTCAGTGGAGTAATATAGTTATG TGCCTATATGAAGCTGGGAAATGTGATAAAGTTCGACTCTTAGATTTGTTCTGTGAGGCCCTTGACCCAGAGTCAGATATGTCAAGGGTTTGCAATGCTCAAAAGGGCTTACAAAAAGATATCGTGGTATCGCCAAGAACTCAAGATATGCATGTAAAAAATCCTAGTTTACAAAAGGATGGTTTTATTGGTTGCGCACTACGGAAGGTAAG GGATCTTCCAGCAAAGCAGCTATATACGGTGCTTAAAGGTTGGGAAAAACATTCGGCTGATAACCCTCAG ATCCAGGAGAAAGTGAAGGAGCTCTTATCAACATTGAAATTTGAGGATATATCAACATTGAAATTTGAGGATAGCAAGAATGTAAAACATGATGTGATAGATCTATCCAA GAGAAATGCATCTCGAAGCCATTTGCATTTTAAGGATTCCAAAGTGGCAAATGAGAAAGCTGTAAGACTAGCAGAATATATGATTAG AAACCATTTGCAGCCTGTTGAGTGCATACCTTTCCATGAAATTATCTGCTTTAAGAGTGTTGACAACCTTCAAGCG GCGTTACTTGGACACCCGAGAAGAAGGATTCAAGTTGATCTCCTGGAATTCCATAATATCATCCATTGCAGTTGCTGCCGCAGGAGTGGCAATAGCCTGCTGCCATCCGTGCATGATTCCTCAATTAT GTATAGCTTAGCTCAGGAGCATGGGGATCTTGTTAATCTCCACGACTGGTACCAGTCTTTCAAGTCAGTAATTCTTAGCTCTAGTAATAAAGGTAAACACCGGTCGAAGCATTCTCCATCaccaaagaaaaggaaagttaCAACTGAAACTGCAAAACCAAGCGAAGCATCAATTCA AGCACGTTTTTGCAGGGCAGTGACGGAGCTCCAAATCACTGGGCTAATTCGAATGCCTGGTAAAAGACGGCCGGATTATGTGCAGAGAGTGGCCTTTGGATTATAG
- the LOC8280522 gene encoding origin of replication complex subunit 3 isoform X4 has product MAPSATANSPNSPTSPPTDISENNLQPFFVLREATSSHNKSNERPNKTPKTRRRIDLSPSKNKETEKPEGESDDHEFVHQRMEAFELIWSKIESTIKDVLRDLNTSVFDEIYRWIRESFNSIKSCGEPSFLEATQSFPAAKDVTSKKLFTGLVLTKNLEFADDLLTFKELGLHLKSQGCYLANLSSLDFSVKNGIGGCLRSLLRQLVMVTLDAPDISILATWYREQGDCTNPVVIIIDDLERCCGSVLSDFIIMLCEWVLKIPVILIMGVATTLDAVRNILPANMLHHLCPCKFIFGTPSERMDAIVEAVLVKQCSGFSIGHKVAVFLRNYFVSHDGTLTSFIRALKIACAQHFSMEPLSFMLLWFLEEDNKVLHGENYGLSPENMCKHAFELPSCLRKKMVEQNGDTLVHGLSELKKLCSQWSNIVMCLYEAGKCDKVRLLDLFCEALDPESDMSRVCNAQKGLQKDIVVSPRTQDMHVKNPSLQKDGFIGCALRKVRDLPAKQLYTVLKGWEKHSADNPQIQEKVKELLSTLKFEDISTLKFEDSKNVKHDVIDLSKRNASRSHLHFKDSKVANEKAVRLAEYMIRNHLQPVECIPFHEIICFKSVDNLQAALLGHPRRRIQVDLLEFHNIIHCSCCRRSGNSLLPSVHDSSIILVWIGAGIA; this is encoded by the exons ATGGCGCCATCTGCAACAGCAAATTCTCCCAATTCGCCAACTTCTCCGCCCACCGACATCAGCGAGAACAATCTACAG CCATTTTTTGTTCTGCGCGAAGCTACGTCGTCTCACAATAAATCTAATGAAAGACCTAATAAAACACCAAAAACAAGGAGGCGAATTGATTTATCTCCGTCTAAGAATAAAGAGACTGAGAAACCTGAAGGAGAAAGCGATGATCACGAATTTGTCCACCAAAGAATGGAAGCTTTTGAGCTTATCTGGTCAAAAATCGAGTCAACTATTAAA GATGTCTTGAGAGATCTCAACACCAGCGTATTCGATGAGATATATCGGTGGATTCGAGAGTCTTTTAACAGCATTAAATCATGTGGAGAACCTTCTTTTCTTGAAGCAACTCAATCCTTTCCTGCTGCAAAAGATGTTACTTCTAAAAAACTGTTTACTGGCCTTGTTCTTACTA AGAATTTGGAGTTTGCCGATGACCTACTGACATTCAAAGAGCTTGGCTTACATTTAAAATCTCAAGGATGCTACTTGGCTAATCTTTCTTCACTGGATTTCTCAGTGAAAAATGGAATTGGTGGTTGTCTAAGAAGTTTATTGAGACAGCTTGTAATGGTTACTTTGGAT GCACCTGATATATCCATCTTGGCAACGTGGTACAGAGAACAAGGAGACTGTACTAATCCGGTTGTTATAATCATAGATGATTTGGAGCGATGTTGTGGGTCTGTCTTGTCTGATTTCATCATTATGTTGTG TGAATGGGTATTAAAAATCCCAGTGATTTTAATTATGGGAGTGGCAACAACACTTGATGCTGTGAGAAACATTCTTCCTGCAAATATGCTACATCATTTGTGCCCTTGTAAGTTCATTTTTGGCACCCCGTCTGAGAGGATGGATGCAATTGTTGAGGCTGTCCTTGTGAAGCAGTGTTCTGGTTTCAGTATAGGTCACAAGGTGGCTGtttttttgagaaattacTTTGTAAGCCATGATGGAACCTTGACATCTTTCATAAGAGCTTTAAAG ATAGCATGTGCTCAACATTTTTCTATGGAACCTCTAAGCTTCATGCTCCTATGGTTTCTTGAAGAGGATAATAAg GTGTTACATGGTGAAAATTATGGATTATCACCAGAAAATATGTGCAAGCATGCTTTTGAGCTTCCATCTTGTTTGAG AAAGAAAATGGTTGAACAGAATGGTGATACTTTGGTCCATGGGCTGTCGGAATTGAAGAAATTGTGCAGTCAGTGGAGTAATATAGTTATG TGCCTATATGAAGCTGGGAAATGTGATAAAGTTCGACTCTTAGATTTGTTCTGTGAGGCCCTTGACCCAGAGTCAGATATGTCAAGGGTTTGCAATGCTCAAAAGGGCTTACAAAAAGATATCGTGGTATCGCCAAGAACTCAAGATATGCATGTAAAAAATCCTAGTTTACAAAAGGATGGTTTTATTGGTTGCGCACTACGGAAGGTAAG GGATCTTCCAGCAAAGCAGCTATATACGGTGCTTAAAGGTTGGGAAAAACATTCGGCTGATAACCCTCAG ATCCAGGAGAAAGTGAAGGAGCTCTTATCAACATTGAAATTTGAGGATATATCAACATTGAAATTTGAGGATAGCAAGAATGTAAAACATGATGTGATAGATCTATCCAA GAGAAATGCATCTCGAAGCCATTTGCATTTTAAGGATTCCAAAGTGGCAAATGAGAAAGCTGTAAGACTAGCAGAATATATGATTAG AAACCATTTGCAGCCTGTTGAGTGCATACCTTTCCATGAAATTATCTGCTTTAAGAGTGTTGACAACCTTCAAGCG GCGTTACTTGGACACCCGAGAAGAAGGATTCAAGTTGATCTCCTGGAATTCCATAATATCATCCATTGCAGTTGCTGCCGCAGGAGTGGCAATAGCCTGCTGCCATCCGTGCATGATTCCTCAATTAT TTTAGTTTGGATCGGAGCTG GTATAGCTTAG
- the LOC8280522 gene encoding origin of replication complex subunit 3 isoform X1: MAPSATANSPNSPTSPPTDISENNLQPFFVLREATSSHNKSNERPNKTPKTRRRIDLSPSKNKETEKPEGESDDHEFVHQRMEAFELIWSKIESTIKDVLRDLNTSVFDEIYRWIRESFNSIKSCGEPSFLEATQSFPAAKDVTSKKLFTGLVLTKNLEFADDLLTFKELGLHLKSQGCYLANLSSLDFSVKNGIGGCLRSLLRQLVMVTLDAPDISILATWYREQGDCTNPVVIIIDDLERCCGSVLSDFIIMLCEWVLKIPVILIMGVATTLDAVRNILPANMLHHLCPCKFIFGTPSERMDAIVEAVLVKQCSGFSIGHKVAVFLRNYFVSHDGTLTSFIRALKIACAQHFSMEPLSFMLLWFLEEDNKVLHGENYGLSPENMCKHAFELPSCLRKKMVEQNGDTLVHGLSELKKLCSQWSNIVMCLYEAGKCDKVRLLDLFCEALDPESDMSRVCNAQKGLQKDIVVSPRTQDMHVKNPSLQKDGFIGCALRKVRDLPAKQLYTVLKGWEKHSADNPQIQEKVKELLSTLKFEDISTLKFEDSKNVKHDVIDLSKRNASRSHLHFKDSKVANEKAVRLAEYMIRNHLQPVECIPFHEIICFKSVDNLQAALLGHPRRRIQVDLLEFHNIIHCSCCRRSGNSLLPSVHDSSIMYSLAQEHGDLVNLHDWYQSFKSVILSSSNKGKHRSKHSPSPKKRKVTTETAKPSEASIQARFCRAVTELQITGLIRMPGKRRPDYVQRVAFGL; this comes from the exons ATGGCGCCATCTGCAACAGCAAATTCTCCCAATTCGCCAACTTCTCCGCCCACCGACATCAGCGAGAACAATCTACAG CCATTTTTTGTTCTGCGCGAAGCTACGTCGTCTCACAATAAATCTAATGAAAGACCTAATAAAACACCAAAAACAAGGAGGCGAATTGATTTATCTCCGTCTAAGAATAAAGAGACTGAGAAACCTGAAGGAGAAAGCGATGATCACGAATTTGTCCACCAAAGAATGGAAGCTTTTGAGCTTATCTGGTCAAAAATCGAGTCAACTATTAAA GATGTCTTGAGAGATCTCAACACCAGCGTATTCGATGAGATATATCGGTGGATTCGAGAGTCTTTTAACAGCATTAAATCATGTGGAGAACCTTCTTTTCTTGAAGCAACTCAATCCTTTCCTGCTGCAAAAGATGTTACTTCTAAAAAACTGTTTACTGGCCTTGTTCTTACTA AGAATTTGGAGTTTGCCGATGACCTACTGACATTCAAAGAGCTTGGCTTACATTTAAAATCTCAAGGATGCTACTTGGCTAATCTTTCTTCACTGGATTTCTCAGTGAAAAATGGAATTGGTGGTTGTCTAAGAAGTTTATTGAGACAGCTTGTAATGGTTACTTTGGAT GCACCTGATATATCCATCTTGGCAACGTGGTACAGAGAACAAGGAGACTGTACTAATCCGGTTGTTATAATCATAGATGATTTGGAGCGATGTTGTGGGTCTGTCTTGTCTGATTTCATCATTATGTTGTG TGAATGGGTATTAAAAATCCCAGTGATTTTAATTATGGGAGTGGCAACAACACTTGATGCTGTGAGAAACATTCTTCCTGCAAATATGCTACATCATTTGTGCCCTTGTAAGTTCATTTTTGGCACCCCGTCTGAGAGGATGGATGCAATTGTTGAGGCTGTCCTTGTGAAGCAGTGTTCTGGTTTCAGTATAGGTCACAAGGTGGCTGtttttttgagaaattacTTTGTAAGCCATGATGGAACCTTGACATCTTTCATAAGAGCTTTAAAG ATAGCATGTGCTCAACATTTTTCTATGGAACCTCTAAGCTTCATGCTCCTATGGTTTCTTGAAGAGGATAATAAg GTGTTACATGGTGAAAATTATGGATTATCACCAGAAAATATGTGCAAGCATGCTTTTGAGCTTCCATCTTGTTTGAG AAAGAAAATGGTTGAACAGAATGGTGATACTTTGGTCCATGGGCTGTCGGAATTGAAGAAATTGTGCAGTCAGTGGAGTAATATAGTTATG TGCCTATATGAAGCTGGGAAATGTGATAAAGTTCGACTCTTAGATTTGTTCTGTGAGGCCCTTGACCCAGAGTCAGATATGTCAAGGGTTTGCAATGCTCAAAAGGGCTTACAAAAAGATATCGTGGTATCGCCAAGAACTCAAGATATGCATGTAAAAAATCCTAGTTTACAAAAGGATGGTTTTATTGGTTGCGCACTACGGAAGGTAAG GGATCTTCCAGCAAAGCAGCTATATACGGTGCTTAAAGGTTGGGAAAAACATTCGGCTGATAACCCTCAG ATCCAGGAGAAAGTGAAGGAGCTCTTATCAACATTGAAATTTGAGGATATATCAACATTGAAATTTGAGGATAGCAAGAATGTAAAACATGATGTGATAGATCTATCCAA GAGAAATGCATCTCGAAGCCATTTGCATTTTAAGGATTCCAAAGTGGCAAATGAGAAAGCTGTAAGACTAGCAGAATATATGATTAG AAACCATTTGCAGCCTGTTGAGTGCATACCTTTCCATGAAATTATCTGCTTTAAGAGTGTTGACAACCTTCAAGCG GCGTTACTTGGACACCCGAGAAGAAGGATTCAAGTTGATCTCCTGGAATTCCATAATATCATCCATTGCAGTTGCTGCCGCAGGAGTGGCAATAGCCTGCTGCCATCCGTGCATGATTCCTCAATTAT GTATAGCTTAGCTCAGGAGCATGGGGATCTTGTTAATCTCCACGACTGGTACCAGTCTTTCAAGTCAGTAATTCTTAGCTCTAGTAATAAAGGTAAACACCGGTCGAAGCATTCTCCATCaccaaagaaaaggaaagttaCAACTGAAACTGCAAAACCAAGCGAAGCATCAATTCA AGCACGTTTTTGCAGGGCAGTGACGGAGCTCCAAATCACTGGGCTAATTCGAATGCCTGGTAAAAGACGGCCGGATTATGTGCAGAGAGTGGCCTTTGGATTATAG
- the LOC8280522 gene encoding origin of replication complex subunit 3 isoform X3, whose amino-acid sequence MAPSATANSPNSPTSPPTDISENNLQPFFVLREATSSHNKSNERPNKTPKTRRRIDLSPSKNKETEKPEGESDDHEFVHQRMEAFELIWSKIESTIKDVLRDLNTSVFDEIYRWIRESFNSIKSCGEPSFLEATQSFPAAKDVTSKKLFTGLVLTKNLEFADDLLTFKELGLHLKSQGCYLANLSSLDFSVKNGIGGCLRSLLRQLVMVTLDAPDISILATWYREQGDCTNPVVIIIDDLERCCGSVLSDFIIMLCEWVLKIPVILIMGVATTLDAVRNILPANMLHHLCPCKFIFGTPSERMDAIVEAVLVKQCSGFSIGHKVAVFLRNYFVSHDGTLTSFIRALKIACAQHFSMEPLSFMLLWFLEEDNKVLHGENYGLSPENMCKHAFELPSCLRKKMVEQNGDTLVHGLSELKKLCSQWSNIVMCLYEAGKCDKVRLLDLFCEALDPESDMSRVCNAQKGLQKDIVVSPRTQDMHVKNPSLQKDGFIGCALRKVRDLPAKQLYTVLKGWEKHSADNPQIQEKVKELLSTLKFEDISTLKFEDSKNVKHDVIDLSKRNASRSHLHFKDSKVANEKAVRLAEYMIRNHLQPVECIPFHEIICFKSVDNLQAALLGHPRRRIQVDLLEFHNIIHCSCCRRSGNSLLPSVHDSSIMLTFAESIQFGLKFCKLVFCSLVWIGAGIA is encoded by the exons ATGGCGCCATCTGCAACAGCAAATTCTCCCAATTCGCCAACTTCTCCGCCCACCGACATCAGCGAGAACAATCTACAG CCATTTTTTGTTCTGCGCGAAGCTACGTCGTCTCACAATAAATCTAATGAAAGACCTAATAAAACACCAAAAACAAGGAGGCGAATTGATTTATCTCCGTCTAAGAATAAAGAGACTGAGAAACCTGAAGGAGAAAGCGATGATCACGAATTTGTCCACCAAAGAATGGAAGCTTTTGAGCTTATCTGGTCAAAAATCGAGTCAACTATTAAA GATGTCTTGAGAGATCTCAACACCAGCGTATTCGATGAGATATATCGGTGGATTCGAGAGTCTTTTAACAGCATTAAATCATGTGGAGAACCTTCTTTTCTTGAAGCAACTCAATCCTTTCCTGCTGCAAAAGATGTTACTTCTAAAAAACTGTTTACTGGCCTTGTTCTTACTA AGAATTTGGAGTTTGCCGATGACCTACTGACATTCAAAGAGCTTGGCTTACATTTAAAATCTCAAGGATGCTACTTGGCTAATCTTTCTTCACTGGATTTCTCAGTGAAAAATGGAATTGGTGGTTGTCTAAGAAGTTTATTGAGACAGCTTGTAATGGTTACTTTGGAT GCACCTGATATATCCATCTTGGCAACGTGGTACAGAGAACAAGGAGACTGTACTAATCCGGTTGTTATAATCATAGATGATTTGGAGCGATGTTGTGGGTCTGTCTTGTCTGATTTCATCATTATGTTGTG TGAATGGGTATTAAAAATCCCAGTGATTTTAATTATGGGAGTGGCAACAACACTTGATGCTGTGAGAAACATTCTTCCTGCAAATATGCTACATCATTTGTGCCCTTGTAAGTTCATTTTTGGCACCCCGTCTGAGAGGATGGATGCAATTGTTGAGGCTGTCCTTGTGAAGCAGTGTTCTGGTTTCAGTATAGGTCACAAGGTGGCTGtttttttgagaaattacTTTGTAAGCCATGATGGAACCTTGACATCTTTCATAAGAGCTTTAAAG ATAGCATGTGCTCAACATTTTTCTATGGAACCTCTAAGCTTCATGCTCCTATGGTTTCTTGAAGAGGATAATAAg GTGTTACATGGTGAAAATTATGGATTATCACCAGAAAATATGTGCAAGCATGCTTTTGAGCTTCCATCTTGTTTGAG AAAGAAAATGGTTGAACAGAATGGTGATACTTTGGTCCATGGGCTGTCGGAATTGAAGAAATTGTGCAGTCAGTGGAGTAATATAGTTATG TGCCTATATGAAGCTGGGAAATGTGATAAAGTTCGACTCTTAGATTTGTTCTGTGAGGCCCTTGACCCAGAGTCAGATATGTCAAGGGTTTGCAATGCTCAAAAGGGCTTACAAAAAGATATCGTGGTATCGCCAAGAACTCAAGATATGCATGTAAAAAATCCTAGTTTACAAAAGGATGGTTTTATTGGTTGCGCACTACGGAAGGTAAG GGATCTTCCAGCAAAGCAGCTATATACGGTGCTTAAAGGTTGGGAAAAACATTCGGCTGATAACCCTCAG ATCCAGGAGAAAGTGAAGGAGCTCTTATCAACATTGAAATTTGAGGATATATCAACATTGAAATTTGAGGATAGCAAGAATGTAAAACATGATGTGATAGATCTATCCAA GAGAAATGCATCTCGAAGCCATTTGCATTTTAAGGATTCCAAAGTGGCAAATGAGAAAGCTGTAAGACTAGCAGAATATATGATTAG AAACCATTTGCAGCCTGTTGAGTGCATACCTTTCCATGAAATTATCTGCTTTAAGAGTGTTGACAACCTTCAAGCG GCGTTACTTGGACACCCGAGAAGAAGGATTCAAGTTGATCTCCTGGAATTCCATAATATCATCCATTGCAGTTGCTGCCGCAGGAGTGGCAATAGCCTGCTGCCATCCGTGCATGATTCCTCAATTAT GTTGACTTTTGCTGAGTCAATTCAATTTGGTTTGAAATTTTGCAAACTGGTATTTTGCAGTTTAGTTTGGATCGGAGCTG GTATAGCTTAG
- the LOC8280522 gene encoding origin of replication complex subunit 3 isoform X5: protein MRYIGGFESLLTALNHVENLLFLKQLNPFLLQKMLLLKNCLLALFLLVKNLEFADDLLTFKELGLHLKSQGCYLANLSSLDFSVKNGIGGCLRSLLRQLVMVTLDAPDISILATWYREQGDCTNPVVIIIDDLERCCGSVLSDFIIMLCEWVLKIPVILIMGVATTLDAVRNILPANMLHHLCPCKFIFGTPSERMDAIVEAVLVKQCSGFSIGHKVAVFLRNYFVSHDGTLTSFIRALKIACAQHFSMEPLSFMLLWFLEEDNKVLHGENYGLSPENMCKHAFELPSCLRKKMVEQNGDTLVHGLSELKKLCSQWSNIVMCLYEAGKCDKVRLLDLFCEALDPESDMSRVCNAQKGLQKDIVVSPRTQDMHVKNPSLQKDGFIGCALRKVRDLPAKQLYTVLKGWEKHSADNPQIQEKVKELLSTLKFEDISTLKFEDSKNVKHDVIDLSKRNASRSHLHFKDSKVANEKAVRLAEYMIRNHLQPVECIPFHEIICFKSVDNLQAALLGHPRRRIQVDLLEFHNIIHCSCCRRSGNSLLPSVHDSSIMYSLAQEHGDLVNLHDWYQSFKSVILSSSNKGKHRSKHSPSPKKRKVTTETAKPSEASIQARFCRAVTELQITGLIRMPGKRRPDYVQRVAFGL, encoded by the exons ATGAGATATATCGGTGGATTCGAGAGTCTTTTAACAGCATTAAATCATGTGGAGAACCTTCTTTTCTTGAAGCAACTCAATCCTTTCCTGCTGCAAAAGATGTTACTTCTAAAAAACTGTTTACTGGCCTTGTTCTTACTAGTGA AGAATTTGGAGTTTGCCGATGACCTACTGACATTCAAAGAGCTTGGCTTACATTTAAAATCTCAAGGATGCTACTTGGCTAATCTTTCTTCACTGGATTTCTCAGTGAAAAATGGAATTGGTGGTTGTCTAAGAAGTTTATTGAGACAGCTTGTAATGGTTACTTTGGAT GCACCTGATATATCCATCTTGGCAACGTGGTACAGAGAACAAGGAGACTGTACTAATCCGGTTGTTATAATCATAGATGATTTGGAGCGATGTTGTGGGTCTGTCTTGTCTGATTTCATCATTATGTTGTG TGAATGGGTATTAAAAATCCCAGTGATTTTAATTATGGGAGTGGCAACAACACTTGATGCTGTGAGAAACATTCTTCCTGCAAATATGCTACATCATTTGTGCCCTTGTAAGTTCATTTTTGGCACCCCGTCTGAGAGGATGGATGCAATTGTTGAGGCTGTCCTTGTGAAGCAGTGTTCTGGTTTCAGTATAGGTCACAAGGTGGCTGtttttttgagaaattacTTTGTAAGCCATGATGGAACCTTGACATCTTTCATAAGAGCTTTAAAG ATAGCATGTGCTCAACATTTTTCTATGGAACCTCTAAGCTTCATGCTCCTATGGTTTCTTGAAGAGGATAATAAg GTGTTACATGGTGAAAATTATGGATTATCACCAGAAAATATGTGCAAGCATGCTTTTGAGCTTCCATCTTGTTTGAG AAAGAAAATGGTTGAACAGAATGGTGATACTTTGGTCCATGGGCTGTCGGAATTGAAGAAATTGTGCAGTCAGTGGAGTAATATAGTTATG TGCCTATATGAAGCTGGGAAATGTGATAAAGTTCGACTCTTAGATTTGTTCTGTGAGGCCCTTGACCCAGAGTCAGATATGTCAAGGGTTTGCAATGCTCAAAAGGGCTTACAAAAAGATATCGTGGTATCGCCAAGAACTCAAGATATGCATGTAAAAAATCCTAGTTTACAAAAGGATGGTTTTATTGGTTGCGCACTACGGAAGGTAAG GGATCTTCCAGCAAAGCAGCTATATACGGTGCTTAAAGGTTGGGAAAAACATTCGGCTGATAACCCTCAG ATCCAGGAGAAAGTGAAGGAGCTCTTATCAACATTGAAATTTGAGGATATATCAACATTGAAATTTGAGGATAGCAAGAATGTAAAACATGATGTGATAGATCTATCCAA GAGAAATGCATCTCGAAGCCATTTGCATTTTAAGGATTCCAAAGTGGCAAATGAGAAAGCTGTAAGACTAGCAGAATATATGATTAG AAACCATTTGCAGCCTGTTGAGTGCATACCTTTCCATGAAATTATCTGCTTTAAGAGTGTTGACAACCTTCAAGCG GCGTTACTTGGACACCCGAGAAGAAGGATTCAAGTTGATCTCCTGGAATTCCATAATATCATCCATTGCAGTTGCTGCCGCAGGAGTGGCAATAGCCTGCTGCCATCCGTGCATGATTCCTCAATTAT GTATAGCTTAGCTCAGGAGCATGGGGATCTTGTTAATCTCCACGACTGGTACCAGTCTTTCAAGTCAGTAATTCTTAGCTCTAGTAATAAAGGTAAACACCGGTCGAAGCATTCTCCATCaccaaagaaaaggaaagttaCAACTGAAACTGCAAAACCAAGCGAAGCATCAATTCA AGCACGTTTTTGCAGGGCAGTGACGGAGCTCCAAATCACTGGGCTAATTCGAATGCCTGGTAAAAGACGGCCGGATTATGTGCAGAGAGTGGCCTTTGGATTATAG